TTCTTTACAGTTAATCGAACCTCTGTTCCTTTCTTTCCTTTAATAAATGTAATCGCATCATCTAAGCGCATTCCTGTAATATCTAAAGGTTCTCCATCTCCTTGAGCAACCTCTAAAATAATATCACCAGGTTCTAAATCTCCTTGCTTCCAGGCAGGTCCACCAGAAATCAATTCTACAATTTTAGTGTACATACCTTCACGTTGTAAACGAGCTCCAATTCCTTCAAGTTTTCCAGACATATCTTGATCAAATCTAGATTTAATTCTAGGAGACATATATGTTGTGTGAGGATCAAAACCACCTACTACACTATTTAAAAAAGTTGAATACCAATCAGAATTTTCTAATTCCTCAATTCTAAGATATAAATCATCCATATTCTTTAAAACTTCCTTACGAGCTTCTTTTTCTAAAGTTTTGAATGACTTCTTCTTGAATTTTTTATCTTTTTTTGCTTTGTCTTTTTGTAAATCTTCAAGATCATCAATTTTACTAATTACTTGAAGTTTTAATTGTTTACGCCAATTGTCCAATAATCCTTTTTCATCTTCAGCAAACGGAGCTTTGTCATAATCAACATCAATATCTTCATTTTTCTTATAATTGAAAGGGTTGGCTAATAAACCTTTATAAGTTGTTTTAGCAGTTTCAATTTTTTCTAAGAAACGTCCGTAAACTAGTTTATAAAAACTGATATCAGATTTTTTTAGTTGGTCATCAATTTTGTATTTGTATTGAGAAAACTCCTTAAGATCTTTTTGCGTAAAATAACGTTTACTTGGATCTAGACTGGTAATAAATTCATTATATACATGTTCAGAAAAATCATCATTTAAATCTTTTTGAATGTAATGACCTCTAGTGAGGAGATTTTTTAATACATAAATTATAAGTTTATCTTTTTCAGGATCGTTCTTTTCAGAAATAGATTTTCCATAAGAATTGCTGCTTATTAGTAATGCAGTCAATATTGGGATAAGTACTTTCATCTTCATAAATCTTCAGTCGTTTAAATGATTTTAAAATTACTGGTATTTGCTAAGCTACTAAAATAATGCCAATTTTAATAGTTGTGTTTGTTTATGTTCTCAAGTGATTTTTTTAATAAATTTATAAGACCTCTTTTTTTACAAATACTTTATTTACAATTATTGTCTGTGAGGTTGTTTTAAATAACCTTTTATAAAAAGTATTTTTTATAAAGATAAAAGTTATTTATGAATAAATTATTATCACTTTAATCTATACAAGTTTAGGCATTAATTTTTCATAATTATCTTTACGAAATGTTAAAAAGTACAGCTAATTTTTTAGTGTATATTTGTTATAAGTAAATTAAAAAACAATGCAAGAGAAACCTTTAATTTTAGTGACCAATGACGACGGTATTACGGCTCCTGGTCTTAGAATGTTAATTGATATAATGAATGAAATTGGTGAAGTAATTGTTGTAGCTCCAGATAGTCCACAAAGTGGAATGGGACATGCAATTACCGTAAATAATGTGTTGCATTGTAATCCAACTTCAATAGATGATGGTCCGCAAATAGAATACAGTTGTTCAGGAACTCCTGCTGATTGTGTAAAAATGGCAAAAAATAAAATTCTTAACCGAAAGCCAGATTTATGTGTTTCAGGAATTAATCATGGATCTAATTCTTCCATAAGTGTCATTTATTCAGGAACAATGAGTGCTGCTGTTGAAGCCGGTATTGAAGGTATACCAGCAATTGGTTTTTCTTTGCTAGATTATAGTTGGCATGCAGATTTTCGTTCTTCCAAAGAGTTTGTCAAGAAAATAGCACTTAATGTATTACTAAATGGTTTGCCAGATGGAGTTGTATTAAATGTTAACATTCCAAAGTTGAAGAAAGAAGAAATAAAAGGAGTGAAGATTTGTAGACAAGCGAATGGTTATTGGAAAGAAGATTTTGATAAACGTAAAAGTCCAATGGGTAAAGAATATTATTGGTTGTCTGGTGAGTTTGTAAATAACGATAAAGGTCAGGATACAGACATTTGGGCGTTAGAAAATGGATTTATTTCTGTAGTACCTGTTCAATTTGATATGACTGCGCATCATGCAATTCAAAAATTACATTCATGGGATTTATAAATAAAGATGTTCTTATCGGGTTTTTAGTTTCGATTTTTGCTACATTTTGTGGTTTCTTTATTTACATCCAATATGTATCACGATTTGGTTTTTCTGAAACCATTGAAATGTTACAACAAGGAGGAGTTTTCGGACCTGTAATTGCATTAGCAGCTTTACCTAATTTATTTGTATTCTTTATTTATTTAAAAAAGAAACAAGATTTAAGAGCTAAAGGAGTTTTGTTAGCTACAATGTGTACTGCAATTTTTACTTTCATATTAAAGTTCATATAGTATAATGAAGTATTATATAGTTGCTGGAGAAGCCTCGGGAGATTTACATGGTTCTAATTTAATGAAAGAATTATTTAAACAAGACAAAGATGCTAATATACGTTTTTGGGGAGGCGATTTAATGAAGGCTGTTGGTGGTGAATTGGTGGTTCATTATAAAGATAGAGCAATTATGGGGTTTGTTGAAGTCATCTTGAACTTACGTAAAGCTCTTGGTTTTATCAAACGTTGTAAAAACGATATTGAACAATTTCAGCCAGATGTTATTATATTTATTGATAATTCAGGTTTTAATTTACCTGTAGCTAAATGGGCAAAGCAAAATGGATATAGAACTAATTATTATATATCACCTCAAGTTTGGGCGAGTAGAGCAGGAAGAGTAAAATCTATTAAAAGAGATGTAGACAAAATGTTTGTAATACTTCCTTTTGAGAAAGATTTTTATAAAAAGTACAATTACGAAGTAGAATTTGTAGGTCACCCTTTAATTGATGGAATTGTTGATAGGGAACAGGTTGATGAAGATGAGTTTCGTAAAACTCATAATTTAGGGACTAAAGAAATTATTGCGTTATTACCAGGAAGTAGAAAACAGGAAATTACCAAAATGTTGAACACAATGTTGTTAATGGTTGATAAATTTCCTGAATATCAATTTGTAGTTGCAGGTGCACCAAGTCAAACTAGATCATTTTATGAAACCTTTTTAAAAGGCAATAATGTAAAGTTTGTAGATAATAAAACATACGATTTACTGAGTATTTCACATACAGCTTTAGTAACATCTGGAACAGCAACATTAGAAACGGCTTTATTTAAAGTTCCACAAGTAGTTTGTTATAAAGGAAGTTGGCTATCGTATCAAATAGCTAAAAGAATTATAACTTTAGATTATATTTCTTTAGTGAATTTAATTATGGATAGAGAAGTAGTGAAGGAGTTAATTCAAAATGAGTTTAATGAATTTACTTTAGAACAAGAATTACAATTACTTCTAGAAGAAAATAAAAGAAAAGCTCTTTTCTTAGATTATTTCGAATTAGAAGAAAAACTAGGAGGAAAGGGAGCATCAAAAAAAGTAGCAAATTCAATTATAGAAAGTTTAACATAAAAGTACAATAGTGATAAAAAAAATACCCCAAATTTTATTGATCTTGTTTTTAGCTTATGGATGTTCTTCATCTAAAACAGCAAGTTCATCAAAACGCTATAAGAAAAATAAAAGAAGAGTCGTAACTAAAAAAAGATCGGTAAGAACAAAAGATCTTTCACAGTTAGCAAATAGAATAATAGCAACAGCAAATACTTATAAAGGAACTCGTTATAAATATGGAGGCGTAACTAGAAAAGGAATGGATTGTTCTGGTTTAATTATGACTTCTTTCAAACAGAATGGACTTTCATTACCAAGAACTTCTTACGATATGTCTACACAAGGGAAACAAATCCCTCTAAAAAATGTTAGAAAAGGAGATTTACTTTTTTTTACAACTAATCCTAGAAAACCAAGAAGAATAAGTCATGTTGGTTTAGTTACCTCTGTTAAAAATGGAATTATTTATTTTATACATGCTTCATCTAAAAGAGGAGTAACAGTAAATAATATGTCACAAAAATATTACAAGAGAAATTTTGCTAAAGCTAAAAGAGTGCTAAGGTGAAAAAAGTAGGATCTTTTGTAGTCGTGTTTATCTTGATATGGGCATATCGATTTGCAAATCATAATAGGCGAAATAATATTGAACAGAACGTAGAGACTAGCTCAGCAAATAAGGTGAGTGTTATTTTAAAAGCAGCGAATTCGTATTTGGGAACGCCTTATAAGTTTGGAGGAACAACAGCTAACGGAATGGATTGTTCTGGGTTAGTTTATACTGTATTTAAAGAAGAATTAGGGGTCACTCTTCCTCGTTCTTCAAGATCCATGAGTTCCGAAGGAAAAAAAATAACTTTAGAAAACATTAAAAAAGGAGACTTACTTTTTTTTGATATTCCAACAATGCACGGTGATGTAAACCATGTTGGGTTAGTAAATTCAACAAAGTCTAATACTATTAAATTTATACATTCAAGTACTTCCAAAGGAGTAGTAATATCTTCTTTAGATGAATCGTATTGGAAAGAGGCTTTTGCTTTTGCAAAGCGAATCGATATTAATTAAGCTTAGACCAAAGTTTATCCTTTAATTCCATTAATCCCATTTGTGCTACTGATGAAATAAATAAAGTTTCAATACCTTTTGGTAGTTCTTCTTTTATTTCAGCTTTCAATTCATCATCTAACATGTCAGATTTTGAAATAGCTAACACACGATCTTTATCTAATAGTTCAGGATTGTGTTGTTTTAACTCGTTTAAAAGGATACTATATTCCTTTTTAATATCGTCGCTGTCTGCAGGAATTAAGAACAGTAACAAAGAGTTTCTTTCAATATGTCTTAAAAAGTAATGCCCTAATCCTTTTCCTTCAGCAGCTCCTTCAATAATACCAGGAATATCTGCCATTACAAAACTTTGGTGATTACGATATTCCACAATACCTAAATTAGGTTTTAAGGTTGTAAAAGCGTAATCTGCAATCTTTGGTTTGGCTGCAGTTAAAACAGATAAAAGAGTTGATTTTCCTGCATTAGGAAATCCTACTAAACCGACATCAGCAAGAATTTTTAATTCAATTCTAAACCAAGCTTCTTTACCGTCGATTCCCGGTTGGGCATATCTTGGCGTTTGATTTGTTGGTGATTTAAAATGCCAGTTTCCTCGTCCTCCTTTACCACCTTCAAGAACAACAACTTCTTGTTCGTCATCATTGATTTCATAAAGAATCTGATCTGTATCTGCATCTCTAATTATGGTACCTAATGGAACAGGAACAATAACATCCGCTCCGTCTTTACCAGTACTTCGACTAGATCCACCATCACCACCACCTTCAGCTCTAAAATGACGTTTGAATTTTAAGTGAAATAATGTCCACATATTTTTATCTCCTTTGAAGATTACGTGTCCACCACGACCTCCATCACCACCATCTGGTCCACCTTTTGCTATGTATTTTTCACGATGCAAATGTGCAGATCCACGTCCTCCTTTTCCAGAAGAAGCATATATTTTTATATAGTCAACAAAATTTCCTTCAGTCATTTCTCAAAAATTAATATTCCCGCCTAAGCGGGAATGTTTTTATAATGTGTCAAAAACGTCTGCTAAACGTTTTGTTATATCTTCAATAGATCCAACACCATCAACTCCGTAAAAATTACCTTGTGCATTGTAGTAATCTTTTAAAACGGCTGTTTTGGTATTGTATTCGTTAAAGCGGTTTCTGATTTTTTCTTCATCAGTATCATCAGAACGACCACTAGTTTTTCCTCTTTCTAAGATTCGTTCTACTAATAAATCTTCTGGAACTTCTAAAGCAACCATTCCATTAATTCTTTCACTTTTTTCAGCTAAGAATTCATCTAGAGCTTTAGCTTGATCTTCTGTTCTTGGGAATCCGTCAAAAATAAAACCATTTGCCTCAGCATTTTTATTTACTTCAGCTTTTAGCATATTGATTGTAACTTCATCAGGAACTAATTCACCTTCATCAATATATTTTTTAGCTAATATTCCTAAATCAGTTTCGTTTTTAATATTGAATCTAAAAACATCACCAGTAGAAATATGAACTAAGTTATATTTTTCTTTAAGCAATTCAGCTTGTGTTCCTTTACCAGCACCCGGAGGTCCAAATAATACTATGTTTTTCATTTTAGGTTGTGTTGTTAATTGATAAATAGCAGGTAAATTTCTACCCAAACCATTATAATCTAAACCGTAGCCTACAATAAATTTATCTTCTAAATTTTTACCAATGTAGTTGATGTGTAATTCTTTTCTATACACATCTGGTTTAAAAAATAATGAAGCTATTTTAAGTTCTTTAATGTTTTTATTTCTGAAGATTTCGTAAATCTCTTGTAGTGTAGTTCCTGTATCAATAATATCTTCTAGTATGATAACTGTTCTACCAGAAATATCTTCATTAATACCAATTAGTTTTTTTACTGTTTCCCCAGAAGTCGTACCTTCATAAGAAGCTAGTTTTACAAAAGTGATTTCACAATCTTGATTGAATT
This genomic stretch from Tenacibaculum jejuense harbors:
- the surE gene encoding 5'/3'-nucleotidase SurE; amino-acid sequence: MQEKPLILVTNDDGITAPGLRMLIDIMNEIGEVIVVAPDSPQSGMGHAITVNNVLHCNPTSIDDGPQIEYSCSGTPADCVKMAKNKILNRKPDLCVSGINHGSNSSISVIYSGTMSAAVEAGIEGIPAIGFSLLDYSWHADFRSSKEFVKKIALNVLLNGLPDGVVLNVNIPKLKKEEIKGVKICRQANGYWKEDFDKRKSPMGKEYYWLSGEFVNNDKGQDTDIWALENGFISVVPVQFDMTAHHAIQKLHSWDL
- the lpxB gene encoding lipid-A-disaccharide synthase, with translation MKYYIVAGEASGDLHGSNLMKELFKQDKDANIRFWGGDLMKAVGGELVVHYKDRAIMGFVEVILNLRKALGFIKRCKNDIEQFQPDVIIFIDNSGFNLPVAKWAKQNGYRTNYYISPQVWASRAGRVKSIKRDVDKMFVILPFEKDFYKKYNYEVEFVGHPLIDGIVDREQVDEDEFRKTHNLGTKEIIALLPGSRKQEITKMLNTMLLMVDKFPEYQFVVAGAPSQTRSFYETFLKGNNVKFVDNKTYDLLSISHTALVTSGTATLETALFKVPQVVCYKGSWLSYQIAKRIITLDYISLVNLIMDREVVKELIQNEFNEFTLEQELQLLLEENKRKALFLDYFELEEKLGGKGASKKVANSIIESLT
- a CDS encoding C40 family peptidase is translated as MFLAYGCSSSKTASSSKRYKKNKRRVVTKKRSVRTKDLSQLANRIIATANTYKGTRYKYGGVTRKGMDCSGLIMTSFKQNGLSLPRTSYDMSTQGKQIPLKNVRKGDLLFFTTNPRKPRRISHVGLVTSVKNGIIYFIHASSKRGVTVNNMSQKYYKRNFAKAKRVLR
- a CDS encoding C40 family peptidase — translated: MKKVGSFVVVFILIWAYRFANHNRRNNIEQNVETSSANKVSVILKAANSYLGTPYKFGGTTANGMDCSGLVYTVFKEELGVTLPRSSRSMSSEGKKITLENIKKGDLLFFDIPTMHGDVNHVGLVNSTKSNTIKFIHSSTSKGVVISSLDESYWKEAFAFAKRIDIN
- the obgE gene encoding GTPase ObgE, whose protein sequence is MTEGNFVDYIKIYASSGKGGRGSAHLHREKYIAKGGPDGGDGGRGGHVIFKGDKNMWTLFHLKFKRHFRAEGGGDGGSSRSTGKDGADVIVPVPLGTIIRDADTDQILYEINDDEQEVVVLEGGKGGRGNWHFKSPTNQTPRYAQPGIDGKEAWFRIELKILADVGLVGFPNAGKSTLLSVLTAAKPKIADYAFTTLKPNLGIVEYRNHQSFVMADIPGIIEGAAEGKGLGHYFLRHIERNSLLLFLIPADSDDIKKEYSILLNELKQHNPELLDKDRVLAISKSDMLDDELKAEIKEELPKGIETLFISSVAQMGLMELKDKLWSKLN
- a CDS encoding adenylate kinase; the protein is MKIKKLHDLYFRELISKEEISSIVKQLVYQVKADLPKDEVPLFIGILNGCFVFASDFVREFNQDCEITFVKLASYEGTTSGETVKKLIGINEDISGRTVIILEDIIDTGTTLQEIYEIFRNKNIKELKIASLFFKPDVYRKELHINYIGKNLEDKFIVGYGLDYNGLGRNLPAIYQLTTQPKMKNIVLFGPPGAGKGTQAELLKEKYNLVHISTGDVFRFNIKNETDLGILAKKYIDEGELVPDEVTINMLKAEVNKNAEANGFIFDGFPRTEDQAKALDEFLAEKSERINGMVALEVPEDLLVERILERGKTSGRSDDTDEEKIRNRFNEYNTKTAVLKDYYNAQGNFYGVDGVGSIEDITKRLADVFDTL